The Sporosarcina sp. Te-1 DNA window CGGTGAACTGATTGCCGGAAGCAAGGTGAATGAAAGTGCTATCAGTGAAAGCTTAAAAGTGAGCAGGACACCGGTTCGCGAGGCATTGATCCAGCTGTCCGCGGACGGTTTGCTCGAAAACGTTCCGCGAAAAGGGTTCATTATCAAGAAGCTGACGAAGGAAGAAGCGAAAGAAACCTTCTTTATCATTGGCGCACTAGATGGCTTGGCCGCTTCCCTGACGGCTCCCTTATTGACCGAGAAACATTACAAAGAGATGGAATTTTATATCCAAAGTATCGACTTAGCCATCAATACAGAGAATTTTGCCATGTACCATAAAATGCAGGAAGCATTCCACCACGTTTACCTATCGCTTTGTCCGAACAGAAGTCTAGTCAACTTATTGCTCCAGCTGGAACGAAGATTTTTAAAAAATATGGATGGCTTAGGCGATACAGAATTCACGAAGCAACGGCTGACCGAGACGAATAACGAGCATAGAAAGATGGTTGAATTCTTCAGGGCCGGTCAAACAGCCGAACTGGAACAATATATGAAAGAGGTCCATTGGAATGTAAAAAAAGCGGAAATCATCCCGCTGTGATATCAGTCATATCTTCACTAGCAAGCTCCAAGTCAATTGGGTGCTTGCTTTTCTTTTTCTTCTTCCTTCAATTCTATTTTTCAGAAGGATTTTTTTATTGAAAATCAAAAAATATAATGTACAATATACAATATGCATCGCGAGCTATAGTTACTCTTGCGAAATCCAAATCATTATAGGGGATGTTACAACTTGAATAGTCGAAATTATAAATTAGCAGTGAGCTTACGACACGAATTACACCAACATCCTGAGCTGTCAAACGAAGAAGTCTGGACAAAGCAACACTTAATAGATTTTTTGCAAACGCATACATCCAATCTTGAAATTGTCGATAAAGGGACTTGGTTTTATGCGATCTACCATGCTGGAGAAGGAAAACGGAATATTGCATTCCGTGCTGATTTTGATGCCCTCCCAATGGACGAAGTAATCGACGTGCCGTGGGCGTCCAAGTTTCCCGGCAAAGCACATAAATGCGGACACGATGGCCACTCTGCGACACTTGCGGGGTTTGCTCTCGAAGTAGATCAATTAGGGGCGGATCACAACATTTTCTTTCTTTTCCAGCCTGCCGAAGAGACAGGCGACGGGGCAATACAATGTGTCGACCTCATCAAGGACAATCAGATCGATGAAATTTTCGCCTACCATAATATGAGCGGTCTTCCTTACAAAACAGTTGCTCTTAAGGATGGCACACAATTTTGCGCCTCCAAAGGGATGACGATTCATATGGAAGGGGCTCCGGCTCATGCAAGTCAGCCAGAGACGGGTATCAATCCTTCTTTCGCCATCGCGGCTATTGTGAATGAGATTCCAAAATTCATTGCAGAAGATAAGAACAAAGGGCTCGTCCTTTGCACGATTGTTCAAATTGATGTAGGCGAGAAAGCATTTGGCATTGCTGCTTCAAAAGGGGATCTTCGCATGACCATCCGTGCCCTGTATGAAGAAGAAATGGACAAACTGCAGGAGAACTTGGAAACACTCGCGAAGGAGCAAGCGGAAAAATACGGCTTGCGGGTCAGTTTCTCGTATAACGACGAGTTCCCGGAAACAGCGAACCATAAAGAAAGCGCAGACAAAATGCGTCAAGCGGCAGCTGATAAAGGAATGGCCTTGCTGGAATTGGAAGAAGCCTTCCGAGGTTCGGAAGACTATGGCCACTTTACGAAATTGACGAAAGGCGCTTATTGCTTTATCGGAAACGGCGAAGAATATCCGAATGTCCATACACATGAATATGACTTCCGGGATGAACTGATTGAAACTGGTGTTGAACTATTTAAGGGGTTAGTCGGCTTGTAATTTTTACAGATAGAGGAATCGGGAGGAAATGATATGTCAAAGAAAGAGAAACCAAAGGGGATCAATTTCCCGCACGTTTATATTATGTTTCTACTCGTTATGTTGTTAGTAGTGGCACTCTCTTGGATTGTACCAAGCGGGCAATATGAACGTGTGGTTGACCCTGATACAGGGATCACAAAATTGAATACCGAAGTGTTCAACTATGTCGATACAGAAAAACCGATCGGCTTTATGGACTTCTTCACTGCCTTGCATAAAGGGGTCGTCCAGTCCGGCGATATTATCGTCATGTTGCTTTTTGCCAGCGGCGCGCTTTACATCCTTGAAAAATCTGGAGCGATCGCAGCCGGTATCCATAAATTGCTGCGCATTGCAGGCGGAAAAGAAAAGTTGATTATCTTCGCCTTGCTCACGCTGTTCGCCATTTTGGGAACGATCGGTTTTGGTGAAGGCGGCATTCCGTTCATCCCATTGGCAATGGCTGTCGTCATGGGAATGGGGTATGACCGGATCACCGCGTTCGCCACGTCTACTATTGGGCTCGCGATCGGGTTCACAGCAGGTGTCGTGAATTTTTATACGACTGGTGTCAGCCAATCGATTGTCGGCTTGCCGATCTATTCGGGTCTCGGTTTCCGGATCATTTCATTGATTGTTTTCCTGGCCATCTCGGTCATTTACATTTTGCGATATGCCAATAAAACAAAAGCAGATCCATCGAAAAGTATTGTTTTTAATGAATACAAGGAACAACTGGAAAATACAAAAACAGCCGAGTATGAAGAAGAAGCATTCACTTGGTCAAGAAAGCTTGCCTTGCTCGGATTAGTCGCTGTTCTCGTCGGCAGTGCATTCGGCGCTATCAAGCTTGGCTGGGGAATGCCGGAATTATCTGCTGTCTATGCGATCTATGCGGTCTTCCTCGTCATCATTTTACGCTTGAATCCGAGTGAAGCGGCTGAAACGTTCGGGACAGGGGCAGCAAGGCTTCTTCCAACTGGGCTCGCTATCGGGTTTGCCCGTTCTGTCATGATTCTAATGGACCAGGCGCAAATTATTGATACAGCTGTGCATTCTTTGTCGGGATTATTAAGCAACACAGGTTCCATTGTTACATTGCTCGTTCTCTTCGTCGTTGTAATATTCTTCAACTTCTTTGTAGTATCCGGCAGCGGCAAAGCGATGATTTTAATGCCGATTATGGGACCCTTAGGGAAAATCCTCGGCATCAATCAGCAAGTAATGGTGGTTGTATATCAATTTGGAGATGGATTTACGAACTACTTATGGCCAACATCCGGTGGATTAATGGCAGCGCTCGGCATGTCGAATGTAAATTATGCAGACTGGGTAAAGTTTTCGTTAAAGCTCTTCCTGTTATTGCATTTCGCTGCGTTCATTTTAATCATCATTGCACATTATATCGGGTTGGGGCCGGCGTAAACACCGTATCATTCCGATACTAGGAAGAGCACTAGCTCATTCAATCTACCAGAGAAGAAAGGGATGTCGTCATGATCAATCTTTTTGAAGAATCGAAGGCGTACGAAGAACAAATCATTCAGGACCGCCGCTATTTACACCAGCACCCTGAGATCGGATTTGATTTGCCAAATACCCAGAAGTATATCCAGCAACGGCTTGATGAAATGGGGATCGCCTATAAACAATGCGGGAAAGTGCCGCCTGAAGTGAAACAAAAGTATGCGAGAGCCGGTTTTGGCGAACAGGACCAATGCACAGGGGTCGTCGCTACGATCGGACAAGGCTCTCCATGTATTCTGCTCCGTGCGGATATGGACGCGCTGCCTATTCAAGAAGAAGTAGAGTCGGAGTACAAATCAAAAAAGGACGGCCGGATGCACGCTTGCGGTCATGATTCCCATGTGGCGATGTTGCTCGGGGCGGCACAGCTGCTTAAAAAGCATGAAGCTGAACTAAAAGGGACAGTCAAATTGTTTTTCCAACCAGGGGAAGAATGGGGCTACGGTTCGAAGTTAATGATCGACGATGGCGCATTGGAAAACCCGAAAGTAGACGCGGCATTCGGCATTCATATCATGCCCGATCAGGAGGCGGGAACGCTGTCTGTCACCAAAGGGACCTTGTCGCAGGCAATGGATACGTATATTGTCGATATCCAAGGCTACGGCGGGCACAGCTCCCAGCCGCATAAAACAATTGATGCAAACATGATTATGAACCAGCTTTACACGAGCCTTAATCTCTTGATGACGCGGGAAGCCGATCCAAGCCAAAGCGTCACGTTCTCCGTCGGATCCATGAGCGGCGGCACCGTAACGAATGTCATTCCAGACAAGGCGGTGCTCAGCGGTAATATGAGGAGCTATGACCAGAAGACCCGGGATCACCTTTGTGAACGGATCCCTGAAATGATCGAACATGTTGTCAAAGCGTGGCGTGGTGAGTACAGCACGACTGAATTCCATACACCGACGACGTATAATGATCCAGCGTTTGTCGACTCCATCACTCCGTTTCTAGAGCAAGTGATGGAACCCGAAAAGATAGCCGATTATGGAGTACTCAGCGGTTCCGAAGATTTCTCCTATATTTCCCAAGCAGTCCCGTCTGCGTTTGTTATCTTAGGGACAGGCAAAGAAGGTGAAGCGCCGGTTCATAATCCCCGCATGAAGCAAAACGAGGAGATCTTCAAATATGGGGCGGCCCTGCATGCGAGCGTGGCGATGGGCTGGTTAGCATCACAACATAAATAAACCCGCTAAGTGAATACAAAGGTAGGACCCAATTCCTTTTGCTCATAAGCGGGGAATTGGGTTTTTATTTTATTCCTCTTGCTGAAGGGGGCATATTTCCTCTGCAAGCAAATATATCTTATAATGAAAGATAGAAACCAAAACACACGAGGCATCAGGTAAGAACAGCCAGCACTTCCCTGTCCATCGAATTTGAGTTCAACTCAATAAACGAATGATGGGGGCGAATCATCATTTGTCTGTATAGCTATCAACTTATACGTGTAGAATGAAAGTAAGATAGATGAGGCATTGTCACGAAACTGATCTGAAAGTGTCATAGGTGGAAAATTAGATAAGATACGAGGGATGTACATTACAATGGATGCGATCATCGAGTTTTTCCGAAAAAAAGAAGCGAAACGCTTCATCATTTTTATTTTGATCATCATCGTGCTATTCAGCGTACGAAGTATGATGAACCTTATTCTGCTCACTTTCATTTTTACCTTTTTAATGAACCGGCTCGTGGATTTCACGGCAAAACGTGTACGATTGAATCATAAACTGATTGTGATTTTGCTTTATACACTCATCGTAGGCTTACTGACAGTAGCGCTACTCAAATATTTACCGCTCATTTCTTATGAAATTTCCCAGCTAGTTACTCAAATTACAATTTTCTTTACACATGCAAAAGATCATCCGCTACTTGGCAATCTGGAAGCCTTTATCTCCCTGGATAAGATTAATTCGTACATCGCCAATGGATTTTCATTCGTTGTGAAGTACTTCTCCGATATTAGCAAAATAAGTATTCAAGTAGTCATCGCTTTGATTTTAAGTTTGTTTTTCCTACTGGAGAAACCACGCCTGATTGAGTTCACCAGCAAGTTCAAACATAGCAAGATCGCACCATTCTATTACGAGATCGAATTTTTCGGGAAAAAGTTCTCCCAAACGTTCGGAAAAGTGATCGAGGCACAATTCATCATCGCGCTCGTCAATACGGCGTTGTCCATCATTATTTTGACAGTTCTAGGGTACCCGCAAATCGTCGGGTTGGCGATCATGATTTTCTTCCTCGGCCTTATCCCGGTGGCCGGAGTCATCATTTCCTTGATTCCACTGACCATTATCGGTTTTACAATCGGCGGCGTTCTGACGGTAATCTACTTGCTCATCGCTGTTATGATCATCCATGCGATTGAAGCGTACATTCTGAATCCGAAGCTCATGTCGTCCAAAACGGACCTGCCCGTCTTCTACACATTCGTCGTACTGATTTTCTCACAAAACTTCTTCGGCGTATGGGGGCTGATCATTGGAATCCCTGTCTTTGTCTTCCTACTCGATATACTGGATGTGACGAACAAAGAACCGAAACAAGTAACGGAAATTGCAAAAGACAAGAAGGATATATAACGTCCTTCTTGTCTTTTTTTGACTTTATTTTATTTCAATACTTACATTGCCGTTGATATAGGAAGGGTAAGCGTGTAATGGAAGACGCAGCGGATTTGTATATGCTTTATTTGACAGTTCAAAACCAAGATGAATGATTTCGTCATCTGTAGAATAATACGTTCCTGATACTATATCGAGTTGTTCACCTTTGGCATCAAAAATTGTTGTAAACGGATCATGGTGATATCCTGCTTCCCCTAGCATTTCAATGTTCACAAACCTCCCATTCACTGTGAGATTTTTGAATCTTGGATCCTTCGGCTGGCGGACAACCTCCTTTTTCTCCGTGTCAATGACAATGAAAGCCTCTTCCCGATCCATCGCCATCAACTTGTTGAATTTCAATGTCAGGTGATCACTCTCTTTGAAATAGTTACTCTGTAAGTAGAACGTATTCACATTTGGGTTTTCCGATCCGCTAGCTGACACTCCATTTTGTATGGAAGTCCAAATCTCTCCCTTCTCATCCTCCAGGCGCAAATCTTCGATGCCAAAAATTCTCATGGAATTATCGGCATCATATTCAATTTCTATCGCTGTTTTGATGGATCCAATGGTGACTGAGCGAACATGAATTTTCTGCCCCTCGACTTCCACAGTTTTATTGATTACATACTGTTCCTTCTTGATAGGTTTCAATTCTACTTGGAAAGGTATTTGTATCGTTTCGCTTGCCTCTTCTCCAGGCTCATCAGCAATCGTGTATTCGATTAACAGCTCTCCAGTTGGCACCTTCGATTCAAATTCGAGCTCCGCCGTATTGGTTGAGGTTCTCTCATTTGGGTAACTGGTATTATGTGAAACCTTTTTCGAAATTTCCACACCATGTTGGTCCAATAACCGAACATTTTGTATGTGTCCTATATGGGCGCTTTTTTGTTGGATGGTTGAAAAAGCAACCAAACTTGTCTCATCTGTAATAATTCCTTCGAGCGTCACTTTAAAACGATCAGATTCGTTGCTACCACCGATCGTCTGATAATGTTCATTTTCAATCGCCAACTGCAAGCCTTTATTGTCTTGAATCAAATCCACGATGGCTGACATGCCAGGAATGGAGGCGATGGCACTGGCCAATACGGGGGAGACGCGTATGGATGTGATGAACGCGAGCATCAAGACGGCTGCCGCCACGATCGTCCAAACTCCTCGTTTCCGAAACCAGCGTTTCCGTTTGGATTTCTTCTCTTTCGCCCGCTCAAATCCTTGCAAGATGGCGTTCTCCAACGGCTCCTTCGGTATCTCTTGTTTCTCGATTGTTTCCTTCCACTTTTCCAAGTTCTTTTCATCCTCAAGCACGGCGTTCCTCTCCCCTCTCTTCGAAAATTGCCCGCAGCGATTTGATTGCCTTGTATAGCCTCGTTTTCACGGTTCCTTCCGGTGTTGAGGTCATATCCGCAATTTCTTTGATTGTAATGTCATGCAAATATTTCATATGGACCAACTGGCGATCCTTCTCGGGTAAATGACTTAGTGCCTCTTCTACTTCAAGATAGGTGAAATCATCACTGACTCCACTGACATGCATCAATTCCTCATCGGACACAAGGCGCTTCTTCTTCTGGAGAATATCATGGCAATAATTCATCATGATTCGAATGAGCCACGTCTTCGCATACTCCGGCATACGCAACGTGTGGATCTTCTCATACGCTCGAAACGTCACTTCCTGAACCGCTTCCAGTGCCTCTCCCTCATTTTTCAAATAAGCAAGCGCCGTCCGATAAAGCGCCTCCTGATGAAGAAACATCAATTGCAAAAAGGCTTCATCATCCCCTCGGATCGCGTGTTTCGCAAGCTCGATCTCTTCCAACTTCCCACCCCCAACTGCACCACTTATACATTAGACCCCACAAGCGTAAAAAAGTTTTGTTTCACGGGAAACATTTTAGAGGAACAACAAAATGCCAGAGACTACACTTCTGTCCCTGG harbors:
- a CDS encoding GntR family transcriptional regulator, whose translation is MNKYLLLTDHVYNYIVEQINNGELIAGSKVNESAISESLKVSRTPVREALIQLSADGLLENVPRKGFIIKKLTKEEAKETFFIIGALDGLAASLTAPLLTEKHYKEMEFYIQSIDLAINTENFAMYHKMQEAFHHVYLSLCPNRSLVNLLLQLERRFLKNMDGLGDTEFTKQRLTETNNEHRKMVEFFRAGQTAELEQYMKEVHWNVKKAEIIPL
- a CDS encoding M20 family metallopeptidase translates to MNSRNYKLAVSLRHELHQHPELSNEEVWTKQHLIDFLQTHTSNLEIVDKGTWFYAIYHAGEGKRNIAFRADFDALPMDEVIDVPWASKFPGKAHKCGHDGHSATLAGFALEVDQLGADHNIFFLFQPAEETGDGAIQCVDLIKDNQIDEIFAYHNMSGLPYKTVALKDGTQFCASKGMTIHMEGAPAHASQPETGINPSFAIAAIVNEIPKFIAEDKNKGLVLCTIVQIDVGEKAFGIAASKGDLRMTIRALYEEEMDKLQENLETLAKEQAEKYGLRVSFSYNDEFPETANHKESADKMRQAAADKGMALLELEEAFRGSEDYGHFTKLTKGAYCFIGNGEEYPNVHTHEYDFRDELIETGVELFKGLVGL
- a CDS encoding YfcC family protein; protein product: MSKKEKPKGINFPHVYIMFLLVMLLVVALSWIVPSGQYERVVDPDTGITKLNTEVFNYVDTEKPIGFMDFFTALHKGVVQSGDIIVMLLFASGALYILEKSGAIAAGIHKLLRIAGGKEKLIIFALLTLFAILGTIGFGEGGIPFIPLAMAVVMGMGYDRITAFATSTIGLAIGFTAGVVNFYTTGVSQSIVGLPIYSGLGFRIISLIVFLAISVIYILRYANKTKADPSKSIVFNEYKEQLENTKTAEYEEEAFTWSRKLALLGLVAVLVGSAFGAIKLGWGMPELSAVYAIYAVFLVIILRLNPSEAAETFGTGAARLLPTGLAIGFARSVMILMDQAQIIDTAVHSLSGLLSNTGSIVTLLVLFVVVIFFNFFVVSGSGKAMILMPIMGPLGKILGINQQVMVVVYQFGDGFTNYLWPTSGGLMAALGMSNVNYADWVKFSLKLFLLLHFAAFILIIIAHYIGLGPA
- a CDS encoding M20 family metallopeptidase, with the translated sequence MINLFEESKAYEEQIIQDRRYLHQHPEIGFDLPNTQKYIQQRLDEMGIAYKQCGKVPPEVKQKYARAGFGEQDQCTGVVATIGQGSPCILLRADMDALPIQEEVESEYKSKKDGRMHACGHDSHVAMLLGAAQLLKKHEAELKGTVKLFFQPGEEWGYGSKLMIDDGALENPKVDAAFGIHIMPDQEAGTLSVTKGTLSQAMDTYIVDIQGYGGHSSQPHKTIDANMIMNQLYTSLNLLMTREADPSQSVTFSVGSMSGGTVTNVIPDKAVLSGNMRSYDQKTRDHLCERIPEMIEHVVKAWRGEYSTTEFHTPTTYNDPAFVDSITPFLEQVMEPEKIADYGVLSGSEDFSYISQAVPSAFVILGTGKEGEAPVHNPRMKQNEEIFKYGAALHASVAMGWLASQHK
- a CDS encoding AI-2E family transporter, which gives rise to MDAIIEFFRKKEAKRFIIFILIIIVLFSVRSMMNLILLTFIFTFLMNRLVDFTAKRVRLNHKLIVILLYTLIVGLLTVALLKYLPLISYEISQLVTQITIFFTHAKDHPLLGNLEAFISLDKINSYIANGFSFVVKYFSDISKISIQVVIALILSLFFLLEKPRLIEFTSKFKHSKIAPFYYEIEFFGKKFSQTFGKVIEAQFIIALVNTALSIIILTVLGYPQIVGLAIMIFFLGLIPVAGVIISLIPLTIIGFTIGGVLTVIYLLIAVMIIHAIEAYILNPKLMSSKTDLPVFYTFVVLIFSQNFFGVWGLIIGIPVFVFLLDILDVTNKEPKQVTEIAKDKKDI
- a CDS encoding DUF4179 domain-containing protein, whose amino-acid sequence is MEKWKETIEKQEIPKEPLENAILQGFERAKEKKSKRKRWFRKRGVWTIVAAAVLMLAFITSIRVSPVLASAIASIPGMSAIVDLIQDNKGLQLAIENEHYQTIGGSNESDRFKVTLEGIITDETSLVAFSTIQQKSAHIGHIQNVRLLDQHGVEISKKVSHNTSYPNERTSTNTAELEFESKVPTGELLIEYTIADEPGEEASETIQIPFQVELKPIKKEQYVINKTVEVEGQKIHVRSVTIGSIKTAIEIEYDADNSMRIFGIEDLRLEDEKGEIWTSIQNGVSASGSENPNVNTFYLQSNYFKESDHLTLKFNKLMAMDREEAFIVIDTEKKEVVRQPKDPRFKNLTVNGRFVNIEMLGEAGYHHDPFTTIFDAKGEQLDIVSGTYYSTDDEIIHLGFELSNKAYTNPLRLPLHAYPSYINGNVSIEIK
- a CDS encoding sigma-70 family RNA polymerase sigma factor; this encodes MEEIELAKHAIRGDDEAFLQLMFLHQEALYRTALAYLKNEGEALEAVQEVTFRAYEKIHTLRMPEYAKTWLIRIMMNYCHDILQKKKRLVSDEELMHVSGVSDDFTYLEVEEALSHLPEKDRQLVHMKYLHDITIKEIADMTSTPEGTVKTRLYKAIKSLRAIFEERGEERRA